The Candidatus Polarisedimenticolia bacterium genome includes a region encoding these proteins:
- a CDS encoding protein kinase, which translates to MPTIGRYEIIREIGRGAMGVVYLANDPHLQRQVALKTYQLPAGISEELAKEFRERFLREARAAASLSHPGIVTVHDAGEDAAQGPYIAMEFIPGSSLSRRLEQRQPLDPSWVLSMGGVLADALQAAHRAGIVHRDIKPANILIREPDGAAKIADFGVARLRDSNLTQSGAAIGSPGYMSPEQVRGGALDGRSDLFSLAVVLYEALSGKRPFHGEDLVSLAYSIAHDTQIPLSRQLSGCSVDLDRFFDRALSKDPRHRFPDGEAFRQAFLAAGNGKAAAPGDRTVMEAGRSAEVSANPGHTTRAFHHQTAPLPSESKGRSRSGRLLAVAGVALLSLGLAAAAYLRFAKAPSAKADDQVARALPPSGPVRQPSVPSGPARRSSAPPEPLFPQERNPSRRNAAAPKAGPGREAESPTPFQRPRKLSVSVPAGTEVRLKLDKAVGSSASRAGETFTAEITQPILTGDRVALPAGSRIRGHVVEAVPAKKGLAEKAGSLKLSFDQVVTPDGSGAPMSAVFAAAGSSSKRRTAGTIGGGAAGGALLGKVFGGSTKDAALGSVAGAAIGAGVAAGTRGHDVELPAGSPLTIKLGRPILIDARP; encoded by the coding sequence ATGCCGACGATTGGCCGGTACGAGATCATCCGGGAGATCGGCCGCGGGGCCATGGGAGTCGTCTACCTGGCGAACGACCCCCACCTGCAGAGGCAGGTGGCGCTGAAGACCTACCAACTTCCCGCAGGGATCAGCGAGGAGCTGGCAAAGGAATTCCGCGAGAGGTTCCTGCGGGAAGCGCGGGCCGCCGCGTCGCTGTCGCATCCCGGCATCGTCACCGTCCACGACGCGGGCGAGGATGCGGCGCAAGGGCCTTACATCGCGATGGAGTTCATCCCCGGAAGCAGCCTGAGCCGCCGGCTGGAGCAGCGCCAACCCCTGGATCCTTCGTGGGTCCTCTCCATGGGGGGCGTTCTCGCCGACGCTCTGCAGGCGGCCCATCGCGCCGGGATCGTTCACCGGGACATCAAGCCGGCCAACATTCTGATCCGGGAGCCGGACGGGGCCGCGAAGATCGCCGATTTCGGCGTGGCGCGCCTGCGGGATTCGAACCTGACCCAGTCGGGGGCCGCGATCGGCTCGCCCGGCTACATGTCCCCCGAGCAGGTCCGGGGCGGGGCCCTCGACGGCCGCAGCGATCTCTTCTCCCTGGCCGTCGTGCTCTACGAGGCGCTGAGCGGCAAACGGCCATTCCATGGAGAAGACCTCGTTTCTCTAGCCTATTCGATCGCCCACGACACCCAGATTCCGCTGAGCCGGCAGCTCTCGGGTTGCTCGGTGGATCTGGATCGGTTCTTCGATCGGGCACTGTCCAAAGACCCCCGCCATCGGTTCCCCGACGGCGAGGCTTTCCGGCAGGCTTTCCTGGCGGCCGGCAATGGCAAGGCCGCCGCTCCGGGGGATCGAACCGTGATGGAGGCGGGTCGAAGCGCAGAAGTGTCCGCGAACCCGGGGCACACAACCCGCGCTTTTCATCATCAGACCGCTCCGCTTCCCTCCGAATCGAAGGGTCGCTCACGAAGCGGGCGCCTTCTGGCGGTGGCGGGTGTGGCGCTTCTCTCCCTCGGTCTGGCGGCCGCGGCCTACCTGCGTTTTGCAAAAGCGCCGTCGGCGAAGGCCGACGATCAAGTGGCGCGAGCCCTCCCCCCATCCGGCCCGGTCCGGCAGCCCAGCGTTCCTTCCGGGCCGGCCCGGCGGTCCAGCGCTCCTCCGGAGCCCCTTTTTCCTCAGGAGAGGAATCCGAGCCGCAGAAACGCTGCGGCCCCGAAAGCAGGCCCCGGGCGCGAAGCGGAGTCTCCCACGCCCTTCCAGCGTCCCCGGAAACTCTCAGTGAGCGTGCCGGCCGGAACGGAAGTGCGCCTCAAGCTGGACAAGGCGGTCGGGTCGTCGGCGAGCCGCGCGGGAGAGACGTTCACCGCCGAAATCACCCAGCCGATTTTAACGGGCGATCGCGTGGCGCTCCCCGCGGGAAGCCGGATTCGAGGGCACGTCGTCGAAGCGGTTCCAGCTAAGAAGGGGCTCGCGGAGAAAGCGGGCTCCCTGAAGCTGTCGTTCGACCAGGTCGTGACCCCGGACGGCTCCGGCGCGCCGATGTCGGCCGTCTTCGCCGCGGCGGGATCCAGCTCGAAGCGCCGGACCGCGGGGACGATTGGCGGGGGCGCCGCCGGCGGAGCGCTGTTGGGCAAGGTCTTCGGCGGAAGCACCAAGGACGCGGCATTAGGATCGGTCGCCGGCGCGGCCATCGGCGCCGGAGTGGCTGCTGGCACCCGCGGTCACGATGTAGAGCTTCCCGCCGGCTCGCCCCTGACGATCAAGCTCGGCCGCCCAATCCTCATCGACGCGCGGCCCTAA